The Hyphomonas sediminis genome contains the following window.
GCACCTTCCTGCTACGGTCCGCCCGGTCGCTGGCCGAGGTGCGCGCCGCCCTCGCAGAAGCGCTGCCGAAAACCGCGCAAGTCTTCGTCCTGCAGACCCGCGAAGCGCGTCTGGGCTGGGTCGGGCTTGATGAGAGCATGAACGACACGGTGCGCGCCGTCTGGAACGCGCCGCTGTCCTGAACCAGGCTCAACCTGTCCCGAAGTGTCCCTGATTGTCCCCGGAATGATCCGGAACGTCCTCAAAAATACACGGTTTGATACGCTCCGGGCTCACTTTGCCCCGGAAAGCAACGTCTAGCCGAGGCGTTTGATTCCCTTGGCATGGCGCTGCCAGTTCTCGACATAGTGGATCGCAGACATCCGGATCACCTGAAGCTGGACCTCTGATACATCTTTGACCACTTTTCCGGGGGCGCCCATCACGAGCGAGTTGTCGGGGATCTCTTTTCCCTCCGGAATCAGGGCATTAGCCCCAATGATGCAATTTCGACCAATCTTGACCCGGTTGAGGATCGTCGATCCCATGCCGATCAGCGTGTCGTCGCCGATTTCGCATCCATGCAGGATTACGCGGTGGCCAACAGTGACATTCTTCCCGATCGTCACCGGCGCGCCCTTGTCGGTGTGGATCACGGTGAGATCCTGAATATTGGAATTTTCTCCAATGATAATAGGGTCGTTGTCACCGCGCAGGACGCAACCATACCACACCGAGGCGCTCTCTTTGAGCACCACATTGCCCATCACTTCGGCGCTTCCGGCAATCCAGAACTTCCCCTCACCCGGCAAAGTCGGCGCCACGCCGTCCAGTTCATAAATTGCCATCTCGATCTCCCTTTGCCCGCGCAATCGTTACGCTCGCGGAATGTCACTTAACCGTCCGATAATATTGGTACTGTATAGTCATTGCAGATTCGGAGAGGCAATGGCTCGATTGGTGCCCATTCTCACCTCACCACCGGAAGCGCCCCTTCCGGCTACGGCGGTGCCGCTTCCAAATCCGGCACCCCGCACAATCCCCGCTCCCGTAAGCCGCTGCGCATTTCCGCCAGCGGCTTTTTTCATGCCTGCAGCCAAGGAGGCCTCCCATGGGTAAACGCAATCCTGCCAAGCGCCTGAAGCACGCCGCGGAGGTTCACCCCTCCGACTGGTTCGAGGCGTCAGCACGCGGAAAAGGGCCACAACTCCATGCCATCGAGGGCGGACGCCGCGGCTGGCACCCGGATGACGGGGAGACGATCACCAATCTGCAGGCACCCGAGCGCACCCAACGCTACCAGAAAACGGTAAAGCCCCGTTCCGAAAACCAGGCCCA
Protein-coding sequences here:
- a CDS encoding gamma carbonic anhydrase family protein translates to MAIYELDGVAPTLPGEGKFWIAGSAEVMGNVVLKESASVWYGCVLRGDNDPIIIGENSNIQDLTVIHTDKGAPVTIGKNVTVGHRVILHGCEIGDDTLIGMGSTILNRVKIGRNCIIGANALIPEGKEIPDNSLVMGAPGKVVKDVSEVQLQVIRMSAIHYVENWQRHAKGIKRLG